Proteins found in one Neofelis nebulosa isolate mNeoNeb1 chromosome 3, mNeoNeb1.pri, whole genome shotgun sequence genomic segment:
- the LOC131506637 gene encoding large ribosomal subunit protein eL39-like → MFSHETFRIKGLLAKRQKQNHPISQWIQMKTGNKIRYNSKRRHWKRTKQGL, encoded by the coding sequence ATGTTTTCTCATGAGACTTTTAGAATCAAGGGACTCCTGGCCAAGAGACAAAAGCAGAATCATCCCATTTCCCAGTGGATTCAGATGAAAACTGGTAATAAAATCAGGTACAACTCCAAGAGGAGGCATTGGAAAAGAACCAAGCAGGGTCTGTAA